TTGTCACACAAGCATACAAAACAACGCGTCCAGCAGCAGGCCGACAATTACAACAAATCAGCCAAAGATCTTGCCCCACTCGACGAAGGGGATACTGTGGGCGTGCAACCCCTGGTGCAAGGTAAAAAGAATTGGGAGAAAGCAATTGCGTGTTGGCGCCTTGATGAGCGTTCATATGCAGTTCAAACCCCTTCTGGGATCTACTTCACGCATACATCTACGAAACACGGCCGAGGAACCGCCTGAAAAGCACATTATCAGGCAAAATCAGGTCAAACAACCAAGATCAATGATCACAGTGTGCCTACCGCATCAAATGCACACACAAACACTAGCAGACGCTAGTGATACAACACAAACGTTGAAACATGCAAATAACAAACAAGAAGACTCAGACAAAACAGTAAAAACTCGTTCTGGCCGCACAGTGAAAAGGCCACAATACCTAGAAGACTTTGTCCTACACAGAATAATTGTATGAACAATAAGACTGTGACACTATTTGGCATTTTAATGCCATGTTTATACTCAGAGGAGGACCATGTCCTATTTGAGGTTGTGTagtttgtagtttgatgttaaAGTCGAATTTTagtatgttttatattttgtatATATGCTCCCACAAACAGAAATAATGAGTGGTATGTATTTGTGACACGCATAGAGACATAAAGCATGATTAATGAATGCTTTGAAAGTTAATCCCATGAAAATATACTGGAAAGCAGACTCCAGAGAAATGAGTTTAATTGTTAAATACAATTGTTCCTTTACTTTGTTTTGATATAAAGAGGGATGTTATGATATACTTGTACGTGCACTCATGAGCAGATGATTGAAGTTGGTGCGCATGTGATATTGTTTTTATCTGAAATATCTGTCTTGAAACAGCCATCACTTAAAATGGTGGGGCAAGGTAGAAAGGCCTGGTGGCATGACCCCTGTTCCTATGTGAGTGGGTTCTAGCATATCATTTCTTGGAAATATTGTGAAACTCTTTTAAACTTTAGACcatttataaaaaaaactaattaaacatTAATTGGTAAATCCTTACAGTGATAATTCTTTTGGGCTCCTTGTATCGGATATTGATAGTAGATCCATCAGGTTGAACCAGCAGAACAGGATACAGCCTGGCGTAGACTTGCCTTCCAACGCGAACTACTGAAGTTCTATTTGAATTGTTTCGTTTGGGCAGATTTTGCCAAGGACATGAGGCAGGAAGCAACCTTTCAGAAGCATTTAACTGTAAGAAActattaaatgtaaaaaaattgTCAAAAAAATTTAAGTAAAATATTACCCAAACACTTTAACCACAAACTTCATTACACTCAAGCCCGTGTGAGCACTTCTATCATGATGAAGTTTTAGATTTAAATATTTATTGAACTGACATAATTATAATTGATTTCTGAAGAGAAATTCTGTTCTGGCTCCTTTGATTATACCAAAGCATACAGTGTTACCAAACAGTCATAATTTTTCTAATACTCCTTTGGGAAATAATAGGCTTGCATTTATGTATCAATTTGCTCTGTCTCATAACCTTAGTAGGCTATAGGCCAAGTGctggtaaattgaattagtatAGATATGTGCATGACCTCTACATGGGCATGATGGCTAAAAGTTCCACTTCTGTGCTGAATTACTCAATGACATCCCACAGCATAATATGGTAAAGTGCTTTCAAAGTGCACGTTATCTCATAGCAGACAATTAGTGCATAGCAAGCTACCATAATCCAGTAAGGACTAGATAAATAGACCATTTAATATTTGTTTAAGAATTAATAATGAGATTACTGAGAGCAACTCATATTCTTTAAGATAATATTCAAAATTTTTGTCAACCTAAAACATAATAACAAAACATTCCATACAAAGTATAACATCtccaactataggaaggatgacattaagctggaaaaagtgcagagaagattcacaagaatgttaccaggactggagaaCTTGAGTGACAAGGAGACTgcaactgtttttttttctcttgagcCTATGATGCTGAGGGTGAgcttatagaggtatataaatcatgaggggcatacaCAAGATGTATGGTAAGTTTTGTTCCTCAGGGCATGGGAGTAGAAGGCATTAGTTTATGGTGagaaggaaaggtttaaaggggcaCAACTTTTCACACAGGTGGgagaatgagcttccagagaaAGTAGCAGAGGTTTGTAAAATTTAAAGTTTAAAATCGGACAAGTACATGGACAGTAGAGGCTGGGTTATGGGATAATCACAGGCAAATAGGTTTAACTCATGTAGATATCTTGGTTGACATGGACGAGTTGGTCTAAAGGGCCTGCTTCCATGAGACACAAGACTTTAGATGCTGGAAGCTGGGGCAACAATCTACTGGCGAAACTCTGCAGAGGAAAGGAATTATTAATTTTTGAGTTGAAACTTTGTATCCTGATTTGggctgaaatgtcaacaattcctttcctcccacaaatgctgttcacctgctgagttcctccagcagagtgTTGGGCCCATTTCTGTCTTGTATGATTCAATGACTGTACTGCTGCACCAAACGAGATATCGGGCTAAGATCTAATGTAATAAACACAGCGGATTTATATTACAGTCAACCATTTAATGAATTGGCATTTGGTTCATTAAACACATTTACCAGCATTGCAATAAGATGAAATTAAACTTTTCTATTACTCAATTTTCTATTCTAAACTTCTTTAAAATTCAGAAATATGAAAGGTGTAATCACTCTGTTGGGATTATACTACAGACCCCCAATATCCACTGGGAGATTGTGAAACAGATATACAGGCAGATTAGGGGAAAGAGCTAAAACAACAGGGTTGTTGGAGTGGCTGACTTCAACTTACCCTACGTAGACAGGGGTAAAAGATTTAGacagggcagaatttgttaggtgcaccAGAGGGATCATTAAATCAGTAAATAGATAGTTCAACTAGAGGAGGGGCTATACTGGAACCTAGCCAGGTGACAGACACGTCAATGGGAGAATGCTTAAGAAAAAGTAATCATAACacacagtatctgcagattttctcttgctagtgatcacaactccttaagttttaagataagGATGAACCTCATGGGAGAATATACAACTGGACCAAGGGTATTAGGCAGGATCTAGGAGTTAATTAGAAAAAGCTGTTTAGAGGCAAATCTACACCTGGcaggtggagggtgtttaaagatcagttGCAATTGACCTGAGGGCATAACTGCAACAAAGGATGCAAACTCACGGCAGAAGCAGGAGATGAAGTTTAACTCCAAGGATCGTGCCACAGAAAGACTTTCATTCCCCCGCCCCCCATTCCTCCCCGATTCGATGCCCTCAGCAGCAGACCAGAGTTCCGATGGCTCTCTGA
The nucleotide sequence above comes from Hypanus sabinus isolate sHypSab1 chromosome 11, sHypSab1.hap1, whole genome shotgun sequence. Encoded proteins:
- the mrpl55 gene encoding large ribosomal subunit protein mL55 → MAVPWSARLRWFAPFLQLNASERLLPASCPWQNLPKRNNSNRTSVVRVGRQVYARLYPVLLVQPDGSTINIRYKEPKRIITMPVDVSLLPEAERKARMHKRRPKKVKVKEEQLEDEFKVEDYSKFWKKK